The following coding sequences lie in one Lolium perenne isolate Kyuss_39 chromosome 2, Kyuss_2.0, whole genome shotgun sequence genomic window:
- the LOC139835870 gene encoding uncharacterized protein, whose product MFIHVVGYNQRFRVIHSTIRRSTETISRYFQQVLYAVGEFRGKMIKPASNTTPPKIKNNYRWFPYFRVPRSMSATFRERKHYTSQNVLVAVDFDMRFTYVLADWEGSAHDASITSDSLSRPDELQILEGKLFLGDAGYACRPGILPPFRKTRYHLNEYTARNRPQNVKELFNLRHSSLRVTIERAFAALKNMSKVKARMTSSKRLSLLMKLRPAMAWRQETMKPGRRRGSSGQTQCGKPEATPPFEKDKDK is encoded by the exons ATGTTTATTCATGTCGTGGGTTATAACCAGAGGTTCAGAGTCATCCATAGCACAATCAGGAGATCCACAGAGACTATCTCTCGGTACTTCCAGCAGGTGTTGTACGCAGTTGGGGAGTTCAGAGGTAAAATGATCAAGCCAGCATCAAACACCACACCACCCAAGATAAAGAACAACTACAGGTGGTTCCCGTATTTCAGG GTACCGAGATCAATGTCTGCAACATTCCGCGAGAGGAAGCACTACACCAGCCAGAATGTGCTAGTAGCTGTGGATTTCGATATGAGGTTCACATACGTGCTTGCTGACTGGGAGGGTTCAGCTCATGATGCAAGCATCACGTCCGATAGCTTGTCAAGGCCTGATGAATTGCAAATCCTTGAGGGCAAGTTATTCCTTGGAGATGCTGGATATGCATGCCGACCTGGTATTCTACCTCCCTTTAGAAAAACAAGGTACCATCTTAACGAGTATACTGCAAGGAATCGACCTCAGAATGTGAAAGAGTTGTTCAATCTGAGACACTCAAGCCTTAGAGTCACCATTGAGAGGGCCTTTGCTGCATTGAAGAACATGTCCAAG GTTAAGGCGAGGATGACTTCTTCGAAGAGGTTGTCACTTTTGATGAAGTTGAGACCGGCCATGGCGTGGAGGCAGGAAACAATGAAGCCTGGAAGGAGAAGAGGCTCCAGTGGGCAAACACAATGTGGGAAGCCAGAGGCCACACCACCATTTGAGAAGGACAAGGACAAGTGA
- the LOC127330834 gene encoding uncharacterized protein, with amino-acid sequence MQAGEGSRKRKREEEQHVPPPIQELEPVPPPIQEEEEPVPAPPVPAPPVPAPPVPAPPVPAPAVPAPPVPAPPVPAPPVPAPAVPAPPVPAPYEELQDSDGSLEYDSQDSAESVDSRNIGSFKTKLLQKLDAGAFPFKKRGKYFCPWHKVKPRDGKLNSLRQHCEELSQTGTSKQIRAEHHGLLLVLAMEDA; translated from the exons ATGCAGGCTGGTGAAGGTTCCAGGAAGCGGAAGCGCGAGGAGGAGCAGCATGTGCCTCCTCCAATCCAGGAGCTAGAGCCTGTCCCTCCTCCaatccaggaggaggaagaacctGTGCCAGCTCCACCAGTGCCAGCTCCACCAGTGCCAGCTCCACCAGTTCCAGCTCCACCAGTGCCAGCCCCAGCAGTGCCAGCTCCACCAGTGCCAGCTCCACCTGTCCCTGCTCCACCTGTGCCTGCTCCAGCAGTGCCTGCTCCACCTGTCCCTGCTCCATATGAGGAGTTACAGGATTCAGATGGCTCCCTGGAG TATGACTCCCAGGATTCAGCCGAGTCCGTGGACAGCAGGAACATTGGATCCTTCAAGACCAAGCTGCTGCAGAAGCTGGATGCTGGGGCCTTCCCTTTCAAGAAGAGGGGGAAGTACTTCTGTCCATGGCACAAGGTGAAGCCCAGGGATGGGAAGCTTAATAGCCTGAGGCAGCACTGCGAGGAGCTATCCCAGACTGGCACCTCCAAGCAGATTAGGGCAGAGCATCATGGGCTTCTGTTGGTGCTTGCTATGGAGGATGCTTGA